A genomic segment from Hyalangium gracile encodes:
- the gstA gene encoding glutathione transferase GstA has product MKLYYTPGSCSQNPHILLREAGLKFDLVKVDLATHKTEKGTDYYSINPKGYVPALELDNGEILTENPAISQYIADQKPEAKLAPASGTLERYRLQEWLAFLASEVYKPLAACFRPGISDAEKKSNLERAGKRFDFIVQKMQGKPFLMGEQFSAPDSYLFVMLGWAQPLGMDLSPWPALQAFRDRIAARPAVKATLEVEFGKRA; this is encoded by the coding sequence TTGAAGCTCTACTACACCCCTGGCTCCTGTTCGCAGAACCCGCACATCCTGCTGCGAGAGGCAGGCTTGAAGTTCGATCTGGTGAAGGTCGATCTGGCCACGCACAAGACCGAGAAGGGCACGGACTACTACAGCATCAACCCCAAGGGCTATGTGCCGGCGCTGGAGCTGGATAACGGGGAGATCCTCACCGAGAACCCCGCGATCTCCCAGTACATCGCCGACCAGAAGCCAGAGGCGAAGCTCGCGCCCGCCAGCGGGACGCTCGAGCGCTATCGCCTGCAGGAGTGGCTCGCCTTCCTGGCCTCCGAGGTCTACAAGCCCCTCGCCGCATGCTTCCGGCCGGGCATTTCCGATGCCGAGAAGAAGTCCAACCTCGAGCGGGCGGGAAAGCGCTTCGACTTCATCGTCCAGAAGATGCAGGGCAAGCCGTTCCTCATGGGAGAGCAGTTCTCCGCGCCGGATTCCTACCTCTTCGTCATGCTCGGCTGGGCCCAGCCGCTGGGGATGGACCTGAGCCCGTGGCCCGCGCTGCAGGCCTTCCGGGACCGCATCGCGGCCCGGCCCGCGGTGAAGGCCACGCTGGAGGTGGAGTTCGGCAAGAGGGCCTGA
- a CDS encoding Tex family protein: MHAYAVELSQELGLKPEQVDKTLALNAEGATVPFIARYRKEATGGLDEVQIQTILDRAAERAEFDSRRDTILRTIESQGKLTPELEKAIQRARTRTELEDLYLPYKPKRRTRAAIARERGLEPLADLLWKQEGQRGEDRNARVRPFVDAEKGVPDLEAALAGARDICAERVAEDAPLRRAARELCVQKGRLRSEVAPAKKGETTKFESYYEHEEPLTQAPSHRVLALLRGEAEQVLRVKVLFPDDEAQGLLTSRVVTRPQALFASELRAAAADAWERLMGPSLESELRAELKERADRQAIGVFGENLRHLLLAPPAGTRPVVALDPGLRTGVKMVMLDATGSVAETATLYTERSPDERARAARQLAAVIQKHKPELIAVGNGTGSREAEGFVREVLEKLETKVPIVSVSEQGASVYSASEVAREEFPELDVSLRGAVSIGRRLQDPLAELVKIDPKSIGVGQYQHDVDQGLLKKKLGEVVDSCVNAVGVDVNTASPQLLEHVSGVGPSLAKKLVAHRSKKGAFSTRRELLKVSGLGPKTFEQAAGFLRVRGPEPLDASAVHPERYPVVERMAKDLGVEVGALVGNVELVRKIDPKRYLGPDLGELTLRDILSELEKPSRDPRGDFSAPALRDDLKTLEDVKEGMVLQGVVTNVTAFGAFVDVGVHQDGLVHVSQLSTRFVKDPSEVVKVGDRLTVKVLSVDLARKRLGLSVRAVQEGGAPAPSSGRAPAGSAGRMTTSPSGAKGPPPARPSGSKPAPADKKGPEPFNNPFRNLKR, encoded by the coding sequence ATGCACGCCTACGCCGTCGAGTTGTCCCAGGAGCTGGGCCTCAAGCCCGAGCAGGTGGACAAGACCCTCGCGCTCAATGCCGAGGGCGCCACCGTCCCCTTCATCGCCCGCTACCGCAAGGAAGCCACCGGCGGCCTGGACGAGGTGCAGATCCAGACGATCCTCGACCGCGCCGCCGAGCGCGCCGAGTTCGACTCGCGGCGCGACACCATCCTGCGCACCATCGAGAGCCAGGGGAAGCTGACACCGGAGCTGGAGAAGGCCATCCAGCGCGCCAGGACGCGCACGGAACTGGAGGACCTCTACCTGCCCTACAAGCCCAAGCGCCGCACCCGGGCCGCCATCGCCCGGGAGCGGGGGCTGGAGCCGCTCGCCGATCTGCTCTGGAAGCAGGAGGGCCAGCGCGGCGAGGACCGGAACGCGCGGGTGCGCCCCTTCGTGGACGCGGAGAAGGGCGTGCCGGACCTGGAGGCGGCGCTCGCGGGCGCCAGGGACATCTGCGCCGAGCGCGTCGCCGAGGATGCGCCGCTGCGCCGGGCCGCGCGCGAGCTGTGCGTCCAGAAGGGCCGCCTGCGCTCGGAGGTGGCGCCCGCGAAGAAGGGCGAGACGACCAAGTTCGAGTCCTACTACGAGCACGAGGAGCCGCTCACCCAGGCCCCCTCCCACCGCGTGCTGGCGCTGCTGCGCGGCGAGGCCGAGCAGGTGCTGCGGGTGAAGGTCCTCTTCCCGGATGACGAGGCCCAGGGCCTGCTGACGTCCCGCGTGGTGACGAGGCCGCAGGCGCTCTTCGCCTCGGAGCTGCGCGCCGCGGCGGCGGACGCCTGGGAGCGGTTGATGGGCCCGTCGCTGGAGTCGGAGCTGCGCGCCGAGCTCAAGGAGCGCGCGGATCGCCAGGCCATCGGCGTGTTCGGCGAGAACCTGCGCCACCTGCTGCTGGCCCCGCCCGCGGGCACGCGGCCGGTGGTGGCGCTGGACCCGGGCCTGCGCACCGGCGTGAAGATGGTGATGCTGGACGCCACCGGGAGCGTGGCGGAGACGGCCACCCTCTACACGGAGCGCTCGCCGGACGAGCGCGCCCGCGCCGCCCGGCAGCTCGCCGCGGTCATCCAGAAGCACAAGCCCGAGCTGATCGCCGTGGGCAACGGCACCGGCAGCCGCGAGGCGGAGGGCTTCGTGCGCGAGGTGCTGGAGAAGCTCGAGACGAAGGTGCCCATCGTCTCCGTGAGCGAGCAGGGCGCCTCCGTGTACTCGGCCTCCGAGGTGGCGCGCGAGGAGTTCCCGGAGCTGGACGTGTCCCTGCGCGGCGCCGTCTCCATCGGCCGCCGGCTGCAGGATCCGCTGGCGGAGCTGGTGAAGATCGACCCCAAGAGCATCGGCGTGGGGCAGTACCAGCACGACGTGGACCAGGGGCTGCTCAAGAAGAAGCTGGGCGAGGTGGTGGACTCGTGCGTGAACGCGGTGGGGGTGGACGTGAACACCGCCTCGCCGCAGCTGCTGGAGCACGTGTCCGGCGTGGGGCCGTCGCTGGCGAAGAAGCTGGTGGCGCACCGGAGCAAGAAGGGCGCCTTCTCCACGCGGCGCGAGCTGCTCAAGGTCAGCGGCCTGGGGCCCAAGACGTTCGAGCAGGCGGCGGGCTTCCTGCGCGTGCGCGGCCCTGAGCCGCTCGACGCGAGCGCCGTCCACCCCGAGCGCTACCCCGTCGTCGAGCGCATGGCGAAGGACCTGGGCGTGGAGGTGGGCGCGCTGGTGGGCAACGTGGAGCTGGTGCGGAAGATCGATCCGAAGCGCTACCTGGGGCCGGACCTGGGAGAGCTGACGCTCCGCGACATCCTCTCCGAGCTGGAGAAGCCCAGCCGCGATCCGCGCGGAGACTTCTCCGCGCCCGCGCTGCGAGATGACCTGAAGACGCTGGAGGACGTGAAGGAGGGCATGGTGCTGCAAGGCGTGGTGACCAACGTCACCGCGTTCGGCGCCTTCGTGGACGTGGGCGTGCACCAGGACGGGCTCGTCCACGTGTCCCAGCTCTCCACGCGCTTCGTGAAGGACCCGTCCGAGGTGGTGAAGGTGGGCGACCGGCTCACGGTGAAGGTCCTCTCCGTGGACCTGGCGCGCAAGCGGCTGGGGCTCTCGGTGCGAGCGGTGCAGGAGGGAGGAGCGCCCGCGCCGTCCTCGGGGCGGGCCCCGGCGGGGAGCGCGGGCCGCATGACGACGAGCCCCTCGGGTGCAAAGGGGCCGCCGCCAGCGCGTCCTTCCGGAAGCAAACCTGCCCCGGCGGACAAGAAGGGCCCCGAGCCATTCAACAATCCCTTTCGCAACCTCAAGCGCTGA